Proteins from a genomic interval of Pseudomonas paeninsulae:
- a CDS encoding ABC transporter ATP-binding protein encodes MSHPLLLNLRDLSCGYPEHKVVQNLHLHLNAGDIGCLLGPSGCGKTTTLRAIAGFEPVLEGEIQLAGEVISRAGFTLAPEKRRIGMVFQDYALFPHLSVAENIAFGIRQQANCERITGELLELVKLSHLSKRYPHELSGGQQQRVALARALAPEPRLLLLDEPFSNLDGELRRRLSHEVREILKARGTSAILVTHDQEEAFAVSDHVGVFHEGRLQQWDTPYNLYHEPLTPFVASFIGQGYFIRGQLLSPDTVQTELGLIRGNRAYTWASGSAVDVLLRPDDIVYAPDSELKALIVGKTFLGAATLYRLQLATGSLLESLFPSHADHRTGEHVGIRVAADHLVVFPVPGSIAAHINLGDSSVRRYSSAS; translated from the coding sequence ATGAGCCACCCCCTGCTGCTGAATTTGCGTGACTTGAGCTGCGGCTACCCCGAGCACAAGGTGGTGCAAAACCTCCACCTGCACCTCAACGCTGGCGACATCGGCTGCCTGCTCGGCCCCTCAGGCTGTGGCAAGACCACTACCCTGCGTGCCATTGCCGGCTTCGAGCCGGTACTCGAAGGCGAGATCCAACTGGCCGGCGAGGTGATCTCCCGCGCCGGTTTCACCCTGGCGCCAGAGAAGCGCCGGATCGGCATGGTGTTCCAGGACTACGCGCTATTCCCACACCTGAGCGTGGCGGAAAACATTGCCTTCGGCATTCGTCAGCAGGCCAACTGCGAACGCATCACCGGCGAACTGCTGGAGCTGGTCAAACTCAGCCACCTGAGCAAGCGCTATCCCCACGAGCTGTCCGGCGGCCAGCAACAACGTGTGGCCCTGGCCCGGGCTTTGGCCCCGGAGCCACGCCTGCTGCTGCTCGACGAACCCTTTTCCAACCTCGACGGCGAGCTGCGCCGACGCTTGAGCCACGAGGTTCGCGAGATCCTCAAAGCCCGCGGCACCAGTGCGATTCTGGTGACCCATGACCAGGAAGAAGCCTTCGCCGTCAGCGATCATGTCGGCGTCTTTCATGAGGGTCGACTACAGCAATGGGACACCCCGTACAACCTCTACCACGAACCACTGACCCCCTTCGTCGCCAGCTTCATCGGCCAGGGCTACTTCATTCGCGGCCAGTTGCTCAGCCCGGACACGGTGCAGACCGAGCTGGGCCTGATTCGCGGCAACCGCGCCTATACCTGGGCGAGCGGCAGCGCAGTGGATGTGCTGCTGCGCCCGGACGACATCGTCTACGCCCCAGACAGCGAGCTGAAAGCACTGATCGTCGGCAAGACCTTCCTCGGCGCCGCTACCCTGTATCGCCTGCAGCTTGCTACTGGAAGTCTGCTGGAATCGCTGTTCCCCAGCCATGCCGACCACCGCACTGGCGAACACGTCGGCATTCGCGTGGCAGCCGATCACCTGGTGGTGTTCCCCGTCCCTGGCAGCATCGCCGCCCACATCAACCTCGGCGACTCCAGCGTGCGCCGCTACAGCAGCGCCAGCTGA
- a CDS encoding PhzF family phenazine biosynthesis protein, whose translation MQLEFHQVDAFTNRPFAGNPAMVYRLDSWLSDALMQQIAAEHNLAETAFLLKEGAAWHIRWFTPLAEVPLCGHATLASAHVLFECYAEPGEHIDFTCLSGALRVSREEGRLVLDFPLRRAEPCELTAQVEQAIGMPVQGLLALQGQQGIQELLVILASEAAVRAFEPNLPALAELPGLGVLVTAPGERHDFVSRYFAPAIGINEDPVTGSTHCMLTPYWAERLGKTELSAYQCSARGGELHCRLEGERVKIAGQALLVASGRLYLSED comes from the coding sequence ATGCAACTCGAATTCCATCAGGTCGACGCCTTCACCAATCGCCCTTTCGCCGGTAATCCGGCCATGGTCTATCGCCTGGATAGCTGGCTCAGCGACGCCCTGATGCAGCAGATTGCCGCGGAACACAATCTGGCGGAAACCGCGTTTCTGCTGAAGGAGGGTGCTGCCTGGCATATCCGCTGGTTTACCCCGCTCGCCGAGGTGCCGTTGTGCGGGCACGCTACCCTGGCCAGTGCCCATGTGCTGTTCGAGTGCTATGCCGAGCCGGGTGAGCACATCGACTTTACGTGCTTGTCTGGCGCGCTACGGGTGAGTCGCGAGGAGGGCAGGCTGGTGCTGGATTTCCCGCTGCGCAGGGCCGAGCCCTGTGAGTTGACCGCGCAGGTCGAGCAGGCCATAGGCATGCCGGTGCAAGGGCTATTGGCGCTGCAAGGCCAGCAGGGCATTCAGGAACTGCTGGTGATTCTGGCGTCGGAAGCCGCGGTGCGTGCGTTCGAGCCGAATTTGCCAGCCCTGGCCGAGTTGCCGGGTTTGGGTGTGCTGGTCACGGCGCCAGGCGAACGGCATGATTTTGTCTCGCGTTACTTCGCCCCGGCAATCGGTATCAATGAAGACCCGGTCACCGGTTCGACCCATTGCATGCTCACGCCCTATTGGGCAGAGCGCTTGGGCAAGACTGAACTGAGTGCCTACCAGTGCTCGGCCCGTGGCGGCGAGTTGCACTGCCGGCTTGAGGGGGAGCGGGTCAAGATCGCCGGTCAGGCGCTGTTGGTGGCCAGCGGACGCTTGTACTTGAGCGAGGACTAA
- the argF gene encoding ornithine carbamoyltransferase, with translation MSARHFLSLKDCTPQELVSLIRRGMELKDLRNRGVLFEPLKNRVLGMIFEKASTRTRLSFEAGMIQLGGQAIFLSPRDTQLGRGEPIGDAAIVMSRMLDAVMIRTFAHSTLTEFAASSRVPVINGLSDDLHPCQLLADMQTFHEKRGSIKGKIVAWIGDGNNMCNSYIEAAQQFDFQLRVACPEGYEPHPEFLAQAADRVTIFRDPREAVAGAHLVSTDVWASMGQEEEIAERLKLFTPYQVNRALLDAAAKDVLFLHCLPAHRGEEISEDLLDDPRSGAWDQAENRLHAQKALLEFLVEPAYHHA, from the coding sequence ATGAGCGCAAGACACTTTCTCTCGCTGAAGGACTGCACACCGCAAGAACTGGTGAGCCTGATCCGCCGCGGCATGGAGCTGAAGGACTTGCGCAACCGTGGCGTGCTGTTCGAGCCGCTGAAGAACCGCGTGCTGGGGATGATTTTCGAGAAGGCCTCGACCCGTACCCGTCTGTCCTTCGAAGCCGGGATGATCCAACTGGGCGGCCAGGCGATCTTCCTCTCGCCCCGCGACACTCAACTCGGCCGTGGCGAACCGATCGGCGATGCGGCCATCGTCATGTCGCGCATGCTCGATGCGGTGATGATCCGTACCTTCGCCCACAGCACCCTGACCGAGTTCGCAGCGAGTTCGCGAGTGCCGGTGATCAACGGCTTGTCCGACGACCTGCACCCCTGCCAACTGCTGGCCGACATGCAGACCTTCCACGAGAAGCGCGGCAGCATCAAAGGCAAGATCGTGGCCTGGATCGGCGATGGCAACAACATGTGCAACTCCTATATAGAAGCCGCGCAGCAATTCGACTTCCAACTGCGCGTAGCCTGTCCCGAAGGCTATGAGCCGCACCCCGAATTCCTGGCTCAGGCCGCGGATCGGGTGACGATTTTCCGCGACCCGCGCGAGGCGGTAGCCGGCGCGCATCTGGTGAGCACCGATGTCTGGGCCTCGATGGGCCAGGAGGAAGAAATCGCCGAGCGCCTCAAGTTGTTCACCCCGTATCAGGTCAATCGCGCCCTGCTCGATGCCGCCGCCAAAGACGTGCTGTTCCTGCACTGCCTGCCAGCCCACCGTGGCGAGGAAATCAGCGAAGACCTACTCGACGACCCGCGTTCGGGGGCCTGGGACCAAGCGGAGAACCGTCTGCATGCGCAAAAGGCCCTGCTCGAGTTCCTGGTCGAGCCGGCGTACCACCACGCATGA
- a CDS encoding molybdopterin oxidoreductase family protein translates to MTKTLHHRACHLCEAICGLTIETETQADGSTQIRSIKGDAQDSFSRGHICPKAVALQDIQNDPDRLRQPMRRVGSEWQAIEWEEAFALVAERLSDIQARRGANTVAIYHGNPSVHNYGLLTHSNYFLGLLKTRSRFSATSVDQLPHHLVSLQMYGHGMLLPIPDIDHTDFMLILGGNPLASNGSIMTVPDVEKRLKAIKARGGKVVVVDPRRSETAAIADQHVFVRPGEDAALLFGLLNTLFEEGLTRASHLPAAGLDEAREAIAGFTAEAMSTRCGVPADTIRQLARDFAAADKAVCYGRMGVSTQAFGTLCHWLIQLINLVTGNLDREGGVLCTEAAIDLTTGSSATHFDRWRSRVSDLPEYGGELPVAALAEEMLTPGDGQVRALITIAGNPVLSTPNGRQLEQALDGLEFMLCIDPYINETTRYADLILPPTGPLEHDHYDMTFNSFAVRNVSRFNEPVLAKPAGALHDWEVFVGLAKAFASKIGVELKPTMAPDQMIDLGLRAGRYGDQSEYKLSLATLREHPHGIDLGPLKPNLAERLNTPGKQVQAAPALLLSDLPRFAAQPVVKAGELLLIGRRHVRSNNSWMHNYHRLVKGKPRHQLLMNPEDLALRGLSDGQVVRVRSRVGAIEVEVAASEEMMAGVVSLPHGWGHARPGVKMAIASAQPGASANDLTDERQLDALSGNAALNGVPVEVCAA, encoded by the coding sequence ATGACCAAGACCCTCCATCACCGTGCGTGCCATCTGTGCGAAGCCATCTGCGGCTTGACCATCGAAACCGAAACTCAAGCTGACGGCTCAACGCAGATCCGCTCGATCAAGGGTGATGCCCAGGACAGCTTCAGTCGCGGTCATATCTGCCCTAAAGCGGTGGCCTTGCAGGACATCCAGAACGATCCGGACCGTTTGCGTCAACCGATGCGCCGTGTTGGCAGCGAATGGCAGGCAATCGAGTGGGAAGAGGCCTTTGCCCTGGTTGCCGAGCGCCTCAGCGATATCCAGGCGCGGCGTGGCGCCAATACCGTGGCCATCTACCACGGTAACCCCAGTGTGCATAACTACGGGTTGCTGACCCACAGCAATTATTTCCTCGGCCTGCTGAAAACGCGCAGCCGCTTCTCCGCCACCTCGGTGGACCAACTGCCGCATCACCTGGTCAGTTTGCAGATGTACGGTCACGGCATGTTGCTGCCGATCCCGGATATCGACCACACCGACTTCATGCTAATCCTCGGCGGCAATCCGCTGGCCTCCAACGGCAGTATCATGACCGTGCCGGATGTTGAGAAACGCCTGAAGGCGATCAAGGCGCGCGGCGGTAAGGTGGTGGTGGTCGATCCGCGGCGCAGCGAGACGGCGGCAATTGCCGACCAGCATGTATTCGTGCGCCCGGGCGAGGACGCCGCGCTGCTGTTCGGCCTGCTCAATACCTTGTTCGAAGAGGGCCTGACGCGCGCCAGCCATCTGCCGGCCGCCGGCCTGGACGAAGCCCGTGAAGCCATCGCCGGCTTTACTGCCGAAGCCATGAGCACGCGTTGCGGTGTGCCAGCCGACACCATTCGCCAGTTGGCCCGCGACTTCGCCGCTGCCGACAAGGCGGTGTGCTATGGCCGCATGGGGGTGTCCACCCAGGCCTTCGGCACGCTTTGCCATTGGCTGATCCAGTTGATCAATCTGGTCACCGGCAACCTCGACCGCGAGGGCGGGGTGCTGTGCACCGAGGCCGCCATCGACCTGACTACGGGCAGTTCCGCCACCCACTTCGACCGTTGGCGCAGTCGCGTCTCCGACCTGCCGGAATACGGCGGCGAGCTGCCGGTGGCGGCCCTGGCCGAAGAAATGCTGACCCCGGGCGATGGGCAGGTCCGGGCGCTGATTACCATCGCCGGTAATCCGGTGCTGTCCACTCCCAATGGCCGTCAGTTGGAACAGGCACTGGATGGCCTGGAGTTCATGCTTTGCATCGACCCCTATATCAACGAAACCACCCGCTACGCCGACCTGATCCTGCCCCCCACCGGACCGCTGGAACATGATCACTACGACATGACCTTCAACAGCTTCGCCGTGCGCAACGTCAGCCGCTTCAACGAACCGGTGTTGGCAAAACCGGCCGGTGCGCTGCATGACTGGGAGGTTTTCGTTGGCCTGGCCAAGGCTTTCGCCAGCAAGATTGGCGTTGAGCTGAAACCGACCATGGCGCCCGATCAGATGATCGATTTGGGCCTGCGCGCGGGTCGCTATGGCGACCAGTCCGAGTACAAACTGTCCCTGGCCACGCTTCGTGAGCACCCGCATGGCATTGACCTCGGGCCGCTCAAGCCGAACCTGGCCGAACGTTTGAACACTCCAGGAAAGCAGGTGCAGGCCGCTCCGGCCTTGCTCCTGAGCGACTTGCCGCGCTTCGCCGCGCAGCCCGTGGTGAAGGCGGGTGAGTTGCTGCTGATCGGTCGTCGTCATGTGCGCAGCAACAACTCCTGGATGCACAACTATCACCGCCTGGTGAAAGGCAAGCCGCGCCATCAACTATTGATGAATCCAGAGGATCTGGCCCTGCGTGGTCTGAGCGATGGTCAGGTTGTGCGGGTGCGTTCGCGGGTCGGGGCCATCGAGGTGGAAGTGGCCGCCAGCGAGGAAATGATGGCCGGCGTGGTCAGCCTGCCGCATGGCTGGGGCCATGCGCGACCTGGGGTGAAGATGGCCATTGCCAGTGCCCAGCCGGGCGCCAGCGCCAACGACCTGACCGACGAGCGCCAGCTTGACGCCTTGTCCGGCAATGCTGCGCTCAACGGCGTGCCGGTCGAGGTTTGCGCTGCCTGA
- a CDS encoding type IV pili methyl-accepting chemotaxis transducer N-terminal domain-containing protein — protein sequence MLNPIIAGLLFGLALLSPPSWAAINAAEAMNLSGMQRMLSQRIAKTYLMIGAEVRPDRAEQQLDQSIAKFESNYLALGEYAPTAQIRSALEHAGKTWQRYRELALSRPDKQQALVILELSDQLLAQSEQVVQLLERHSGGQSARLVNRSGRQRMLSQRIAKLYLAMSWRLPVAGLEQSFNQAVAEFDQALQELQQARQNTPAIAKGLQQAEAQWRFTRAGFNLSSDSRFVPTVIATTSETLLWQMNELTSQYERVMLAGS from the coding sequence ATGCTCAATCCCATTATTGCCGGCCTGCTGTTCGGTCTCGCCCTGCTCAGCCCGCCGAGCTGGGCGGCCATCAACGCCGCCGAAGCGATGAACCTGTCCGGCATGCAGCGCATGCTCAGCCAGCGTATCGCCAAGACTTACCTGATGATCGGCGCCGAGGTGCGCCCGGACCGGGCCGAACAGCAGCTCGACCAGAGCATCGCCAAATTCGAGAGCAACTACCTGGCCCTCGGCGAATACGCCCCCACCGCACAGATTCGCAGCGCCCTGGAGCACGCCGGCAAGACCTGGCAGCGCTACCGCGAACTGGCACTGTCACGTCCGGACAAACAGCAGGCGCTGGTCATCCTGGAACTCAGCGACCAACTGCTGGCGCAGAGCGAACAGGTGGTGCAACTGCTCGAGCGCCACAGCGGCGGGCAAAGCGCCCGCCTGGTCAACCGCAGCGGCCGCCAGCGCATGCTCAGCCAGCGCATCGCCAAACTCTACCTGGCCATGAGCTGGCGCCTGCCGGTCGCCGGTCTGGAGCAGTCGTTCAATCAGGCGGTGGCAGAATTCGACCAGGCCCTGCAGGAGCTGCAGCAGGCCAGACAGAACACCCCGGCCATTGCCAAGGGCCTGCAGCAGGCCGAAGCGCAATGGCGCTTCACCCGCGCCGGTTTCAATCTCTCCAGTGACTCGCGCTTCGTGCCGACGGTGATCGCCACCACCAGCGAAACCCTGCTGTGGCAGATGAATGAGCTGACCAGCCAGTATGAAAGGGTGATGCTGGCGGGCTCCTGA
- the glpK gene encoding glycerol kinase GlpK, with protein MSDYLLAIDQGTTSSRAIVFNAQGLPVARAQQEFKQYFPQDGWVEHDGEELWQSTLQVCREALAQSGLEASQITAIGITNQRETTLVWDATTGIPIYPAIVWQDRRTADYCAELKAAGHEAVVTANTGLLIDPYFSGTKLRWVLNNVAGARERAERGELRFGTVDSFLLWRLTGGKSHKTDATNASRTLMFNIHTQQWDAQMLELLEIPASLLPEVLDCAAEFGTLEAELLGAAIPVLGMAGDQQAALIGQACFQPGMVKSTYGTGCFMIQNTGATPVASKNRLLTTVGYRLDGKVTYAVEGSIFVAGAAVQWLRDGIKLISHARDSEALAEQTGDACGVYLVPAFTGLGAPYWDPKARGAIFGLTRDTGIKEIVTAGLQSVCYQTRDLLEAMRQDGAAEPSALRVDGGMVENNWVMQFLADILGVPVERPEITETTALGVAYLAGLKAGVYRDLDEIAGHWQRQQRFDPRMDPEHRSKLYHGWLDAVQRVRSEG; from the coding sequence ATGTCCGATTACCTGCTCGCAATCGACCAAGGCACCACCAGCAGCCGCGCCATCGTCTTCAACGCCCAGGGCTTGCCGGTGGCGCGGGCGCAGCAGGAATTCAAGCAGTACTTCCCGCAGGACGGCTGGGTCGAGCATGACGGCGAGGAACTCTGGCAGAGCACTCTGCAGGTGTGCCGTGAGGCGCTGGCCCAGAGTGGTCTTGAGGCCAGCCAGATCACCGCTATCGGCATCACTAATCAGCGTGAGACCACCCTGGTTTGGGACGCCACAACCGGCATTCCTATCTATCCGGCCATCGTCTGGCAAGACCGGCGCACCGCCGATTATTGTGCCGAACTCAAGGCCGCCGGCCATGAGGCGGTGGTGACGGCCAATACCGGCCTGCTGATCGACCCCTATTTCTCCGGCACCAAGCTGCGTTGGGTGCTGAATAACGTGGCCGGCGCGCGTGAGCGGGCCGAACGTGGCGAACTCCGCTTCGGTACGGTGGACAGTTTCCTGCTGTGGCGCCTGACCGGCGGTAAATCGCACAAGACCGACGCGACCAATGCCTCGCGCACCCTGATGTTCAATATCCACACCCAGCAATGGGATGCGCAGATGCTTGAGCTGCTGGAGATTCCGGCCAGCCTGCTGCCCGAGGTACTGGACTGCGCGGCAGAGTTCGGCACCCTCGAGGCCGAACTGCTCGGCGCGGCTATTCCGGTGCTGGGCATGGCCGGCGACCAGCAGGCCGCGCTGATTGGCCAGGCCTGTTTCCAGCCGGGTATGGTCAAGAGCACCTACGGCACCGGTTGTTTCATGATCCAGAACACCGGCGCCACTCCGGTAGCCTCGAAAAACCGCTTGCTCACCACCGTCGGCTACCGCCTGGATGGCAAGGTCACCTACGCGGTGGAGGGCAGCATCTTCGTCGCCGGCGCGGCGGTGCAGTGGCTGCGCGACGGCATCAAGCTGATCAGCCATGCGCGTGACAGCGAGGCCCTGGCCGAACAGACCGGCGATGCCTGCGGAGTCTACCTGGTGCCGGCGTTTACCGGCCTGGGTGCGCCTTACTGGGACCCCAAGGCGCGCGGCGCGATCTTCGGTCTGACCCGCGATACCGGGATCAAGGAGATCGTCACCGCCGGCCTGCAATCGGTCTGCTACCAGACCCGCGACCTGCTCGAGGCCATGCGCCAGGACGGCGCCGCCGAACCCAGCGCGCTGCGGGTGGATGGCGGCATGGTGGAAAACAACTGGGTCATGCAGTTTCTCGCCGACATTCTCGGGGTGCCGGTCGAACGGCCCGAGATCACCGAAACCACTGCCCTTGGGGTGGCCTATCTGGCCGGACTCAAGGCCGGCGTGTACCGCGACCTCGACGAGATCGCTGGGCATTGGCAGCGCCAGCAGCGCTTCGATCCACGGATGGACCCCGAGCACCGCAGCAAGCTGTATCACGGCTGGCTGGATGCCGTGCAACGGGTACGTAGCGAGGGCTGA
- the ybaK gene encoding Cys-tRNA(Pro) deacylase — MTPAIDLLKKAQAAHRVHNYSHDPKAASYGLEAAEKLNLEPARVFKTLLAATEKGELLVAVVPVAGSLDLKALAQAAGVKKADMAEPNAAQRATGYLLGGISPLGQKKRLRTFIDASAQQYPSIFVSAGRRGLEVELAAEVLAQLTQAPFAAIGRQ, encoded by the coding sequence ATGACTCCTGCCATCGACCTGCTGAAAAAAGCCCAGGCTGCCCACCGGGTACACAATTACAGCCATGATCCCAAGGCCGCGTCCTATGGTCTGGAGGCGGCGGAAAAACTCAATCTCGAGCCGGCCCGGGTGTTCAAGACCCTGCTCGCCGCGACTGAAAAAGGCGAGTTGCTGGTGGCAGTAGTGCCGGTGGCCGGCAGCCTCGACCTGAAAGCCCTGGCCCAGGCCGCCGGGGTGAAGAAGGCCGACATGGCTGAACCTAATGCCGCGCAGCGTGCCACCGGCTACCTGCTCGGCGGGATCAGTCCGCTGGGGCAGAAAAAGCGTCTACGCACATTCATCGACGCATCGGCGCAACAGTATCCGAGCATCTTCGTCAGCGCCGGGCGGCGCGGGTTGGAGGTGGAACTGGCGGCTGAGGTGCTGGCGCAACTGACCCAGGCGCCATTCGCGGCCATCGGCCGGCAGTGA